CAGGTTACAGCAGGGACCTGGGGTCTGCGAAGCCTAAACTATTTCTTCTGTACCATTTACAGGAAACCTAAGGCCACAGTGGTATTAAATGGAGATAGGATAGGGACCACACCCCTGCAGCCCTTGAGAGGTTGTCAGTTGGTACTTGTCTCTGTATTTCGTCCAGGATATTGTGTACACGTACTATTGGTGGATGGGGAGGTACGGTCTGAAGTTTGAATCTGGAATTCACTAATATGGTAGCCTTCACCTCACAATAATTTACCAGCTACTCAGGTCTCAAAGAATGTCACAAGTCCAGGGAATGTGAAATGACCACTGTGTGGTCTGTGGACCCAGTGACAACCACTGTAAGCAGAACCTGGGACTGCTGTCCATTGATGGCCTGGTACTCCAAGCATCGCTTCAACAACTGGGGGACTATGATGATGCTACGCTTCCTGTGCCTGATATTAGGACCACACTAGGTGCAATGTGAATGTGAGAGTAGTTTCTGCTTCTGCAGGTTCACTTACCCCAGTGAATGTGGCTCTttgggaaagaagggaaggactTTTGCGCTAGATGTGGTGATGAAAGGGCCCTCCTCTTTAGAACGTGGCTTCTTTCTCCAGTAATGCCTTCTGAGAAGTGGCTCAGATTCAGAAAATGGGCCTGGATCAGGTGTTTGGTAGGGACGACTGCCTTTGGCTTCCTGATCGTATAGCCTTGTGTTCtgtctctctttatttctttcaatgGTATAGTTTGTATCTAGGTTCCTGCCCATCTGCTTGCCTTTAGGATCGCCCTGTGCTATGAGCCAGCATCATATTCTCTGCAGTCAGGCCCTGGCTGGCATTGAGACTCTCTAATCACTTTGACCACTGCACCTACTTTTCTGCTGACCTAGAGCACCCCCACCTGAATCTGATTTTTCCACAACTTCCATCCCTGTTCCTGATAGAAGCCCGCAGGAACACCATGTCCTATCACCATCCCTGACCTTCTGCAAAAGTCATCTTTGAGCTATTGGAGATGCTTCTCATCCACGCTTTCCTCTCGGACTCCATGGAGTCCATCAGGCTTTCCCATGGAGCTGGTGGACTGCACTCTTTCCTGCCCTTTCACACCGAGTCCACCCTGGCagattcacttctctgagccttggatCCCCTCCTCTACCACCTGCCTCAGAAGTTCTAGATTTTTTCTTTCATGCCATGTGAGCCAGGCCTTTTTCTAGGTTTCCAAGACCCATCCTAGTGAGAGATCACCACGTCTCCCCGACCTTGCTAAGCCCAGTGACCCGTGATTAAAAACTCTCCCTTATCTAGGTTTGGGTTCTGAGCTCAtcctccccaccctcagccccacTGGCTGTGATCCGCTTCCTCAGGAACAGCCCCCTCACCCTCTGCATCTCCCATAGGACACTCAGAGAGAAGCTGACAGTCCTCTGGGTTTAGGCCTTTCCTTCTGAACCAGCCTGGCCCATCCCTGGGAAACGTATGTGTCAGTTAGTGCCACGTGCGGAGCTTGAGAGCAGAGTGGAAATGGGGCATATCCAGGGTTGTGGTGTTTCTTGCCTGACTGAGGCTTCATCATCTTCCTCAGTCGTAactggtgagggggtggggggcaggcagggccATGCCACTCTGTCAGCCCAGCCCTGCAGCCTACTCTGCTCTCACAGAACTGGGGGAAGAGGCCTATGGGTCTTCTTCTCCCAACCTCACCCTCACTGCAGTTTGCCTTCACAGATGCTCACTCTCTTTCCTTTAACCTCACCGTCGATCCTCAGCCCAGACCTGGACAGCCGTGCTGTGAGGTTCAAGGCCAGGTGGACGGAGAGGTTTTTCTCTCCTATGATTGTCGTCATGCTAAGATCATATTCACAAGTCCATTGGGAGAAGAAGTGAAACCATAAAGGCCTGGGAAGTACAGATCGAAATACTCAGAGACATCAGGGACCAACTGCGTGACTTTACACTGGAGAAACACACAGTCACAGGTACGTTAGACAGTCCAAGTACAGGAGGAGCAAACTGGAGGCTTTAAAATACAGTTGGATATTGGTCCTTCCCTAGTTGTCCAGTGGAAAAACCAGCTGTTGCACGAGAGACCAGGGCCAGATTAGCTGGATCCAGGTGACGTGGACCCAGGGGAGGTGGACCCAGGTGGGGCAAAGAATCTGTCAAGCCCAAAGGCTGAGCTCTTTCTTTCCCATGGTGGGAGCAGACCCTCTCACCCTGCAGGCTAGGATGACATGTCGCTGTGAGGATGACAGACATGTCAGTAGATCCTGGCTATTTGGCTTGAATGGACAAATGAGACTCCACTTTGATTCGGAGAATGGACACTGGAGAGTGGATCACCCTGGAGGCAGATGGATGAAAGAAAAGTGGGAGAATGACAGAGCTGTGACAGACTTCTTGAAGAAGGTCTCCATGGGAGACTGTCGGGCTTGGCTTCAGGATTTCATGGCGTGCTGGGAGAAAATGTTGAAGACCACGGGTAAgtgagaagggaggagaaagtGATAGTCTTCTCATAGTGACATGGACccacccctgtgtgtgtgtgtgtgtgtgtgtgtgtgtgtgtatgtttgagaATGTGATCCATCGGAGGTGAGTTGTCCTGGGAGAGCAATGACCCGGGGATGCTCTGtcatcctccttcctcttctacCCCCTGACATCTCTCCTCACAGCACAGGCCTTTGGACGATTGAACATGGATTTTTGCTGATCCCAAACCTATagacatctttttaatttcatggatttatttctcACTCTACCCTCTTTCCAGAATCATTTTTCAAATGTCACCAATCCTACTTCTGGAAATCTGTCAATGCCACTTCTGCTGTCAGCTCCTGAGGACTCCATTTTCATGTCACCATCTCCATGTCACAGCAGGACTGAATGGCTGTGTTGGAAACCTTGCTCCCCCATTAGCTGTCAGAGCCCCCTGAGGACTGGACTACTCCCTTCCCCCCATGTCACCTGAGGATCTATCTCAGGGGCCTCCATGCGATGTATGTAAACTGTCTGCAAAGTAGGGGTACCTGAGTCACGGGGGCGAAGAGGCATCAGCTTAGTTTGGGGTCTGGACAAGGGCTTCACTCTTATTCTCCTTGCAGCATCACCAACCATGGGCCCCTCTACCTTGCAGCCCATGGCCACAGCCATCAAGTCCAAAGCCTGGATCCTCCTGTGCTCCTCACCAGTTTCATCATAACTGTCTTCCTGGGCTGAGTCCTTTCCAGGAACAGGTACTGAGGGCAGAATTCAGAGGGAAAGCAGGGGCACAGGGCCTGGTGTGAGGCCAGGGAAGGTGAATCCCAGCAAACCCCTGCCCCTCACTGAACCTCCTCATCCTGGAAATGAGCCAGTGAAGAAGACCCCATATCACCTGAGAGCAGAACTCGACAAGCTCAGCCCTGAGTTCTGAAAAGTCCCCACTGTCAGGTGACATTGTGAAAAGGGAGGGGCCCTCACTAGGCTGAGGGCCTATTGATAATTAAAGGGTTTAGCCTAGTCCCCTGACTGAGCACAGACTGCTGGCTGGCAGGGCCCCTGGTAGGTGGTGTGAGAACAGCAGGCACTCAGGGCAAGGGCAGGACTCACGGGGGCTGAGAGCAGCATGGGGGCTCCACATGATGTGTCAGTGGGGAGGGGACCCACCCAGGGGCCAAGACGAGAGGGGCCGGGCTCTCATCCCAGGAGGAAGAGATGGGAAGGCCTTTGCAGGCCCAACTCCAAAGGCCTGTTCTCACAGGAAGTGGCTTGGGTCAAGCAGGCAAGGCAGGAGCCCCACAGCAGAGACTGTGGGAAGGGCTGAGGCCAGGCCTGTGCTCCTGGAGAAGCAGGAGTTCTGACTCAGTGTTACCTGCAGGTCACCAGCCTCCTGGGGACCCAGAGCCTCCATCACTGAGTAGCCCTGCCTTGAGCAGAGGTGCCTGGGAATGGTGGGCCTAAGCTGGGGTGGAGGCGCCCAGCTGGGCAGGACCAGGAAGAGATGGGGGACAGGGACCCTGGTCCTGAGAGCTGTGTGTGCTGCTGGCTCAGAGGCTGGAGGGGAGCAAAGGAAGGAAGTTTGCCTGCAGCCCCCCTAGGCTGTCAGGAAGCAAGGCCCCTCCTCCGGGGACCTGCTCCTTGGTCCTTTAGGCCCCCCTCAGGGAGGATCCAGACCTGAGT
The Bos javanicus breed banteng chromosome 9, ARS-OSU_banteng_1.0, whole genome shotgun sequence genome window above contains:
- the LOC133254374 gene encoding UL16-binding protein 3-like, whose protein sequence is MGLFLPTSPSLCFAFTHAHSLSYNFTINPQPRPGQPWCEVQGQVDREVFLSYDCGLANITFMSPLGERILELRSAWEVQIEILRDIRDQLRDFTLEKHTVTDPLTLQARMTCRCEDDRHVSRSWLFGLNGQMRLHFDSENGHWRVDHPGGRWMKEKWENDRAVTDFLKKVSMGDCRAWLQDFMACWEKMLKTTASPTMGPSTLQPMATAIKSKAWILLCSSPVSS